A window of Zingiber officinale cultivar Zhangliang chromosome 5A, Zo_v1.1, whole genome shotgun sequence contains these coding sequences:
- the LOC121982928 gene encoding cyclin-dependent kinase inhibitor 7-like isoform X2 — translation MPEPSWRRRRRASDLEIRGGRRPPMAWLRQCLLRGAEVGGGEELDVPKLFLGSKREREEITDSSSDDENQEAGFDLEPTAERDSHRRWPAEAMPTEAELEGFFAAAESESRRRFAERYNFDVVNDAPFAGRFEWIRLAHGDE, via the exons ATGCCGGAGCCGTCGTGGCGTCGTCGTCGTCGAGCCTCCGATCTCGAGATCCGAGGCGGACGCCGACCGCCGATGGCGTGGCTCCGGCAATGTCTGCTGCGAGGCGCTGAGGTCGGGGGAGGTGAG GAATTGGACGTGCCGAAGCTTTTTTTGGGAAGCAAGCGAGAAAG GGAAGAGATAACAGATTCGAGCAGCGACGACGAAAATCAGGAAGCCGGCTTCGATCTGGAACCGACGGCTGAGCGGGACTCGCATCGGAGATGGCCTGCGGAAGCGATGCCGACGGAGGCGGAGCTCGAGGGTTTCTTTGCGGCGGCGGAGAGCGAGTCGCGGCGGCGATTCGCCGAGag GTACAACTTCGACGTCGTCAACGACGCGCCGTTCGCCGGACGCTTCGAGTGGATTCGGTTAGCACATGGGGACGAGTGA
- the LOC121982928 gene encoding cyclin-dependent kinase inhibitor 1-like isoform X1 has protein sequence MEATGARAAVEGRRRSKRRRTMVMGEEGEIEISSTFFECRSRRGVVVVEPPISRSEADADRRWRGSGNVCCEALRSGEELDVPKLFLGSKREREEITDSSSDDENQEAGFDLEPTAERDSHRRWPAEAMPTEAELEGFFAAAESESRRRFAERYNFDVVNDAPFAGRFEWIRLAHGDE, from the exons ATGGAAGCGACGGGTGCGAGGGCGGCGGTCGAAGGGCGCCGGCGCTCGAAGAGGAGGAGAACGATGGTGATGGGGGAGGAAGGAGAGATCGAGATCTCGTCGACGTTCTTCGAATGCCGGAGCCGTCGTGGCGTCGTCGTCGTCGAGCCTCCGATCTCGAGATCCGAGGCGGACGCCGACCGCCGATGGCGTGGCTCCGGCAATGTCTGCTGCGAGGCGCTGAGGTCGGGGGAG GAATTGGACGTGCCGAAGCTTTTTTTGGGAAGCAAGCGAGAAAG GGAAGAGATAACAGATTCGAGCAGCGACGACGAAAATCAGGAAGCCGGCTTCGATCTGGAACCGACGGCTGAGCGGGACTCGCATCGGAGATGGCCTGCGGAAGCGATGCCGACGGAGGCGGAGCTCGAGGGTTTCTTTGCGGCGGCGGAGAGCGAGTCGCGGCGGCGATTCGCCGAGag GTACAACTTCGACGTCGTCAACGACGCGCCGTTCGCCGGACGCTTCGAGTGGATTCGGTTAGCACATGGGGACGAGTGA